A single genomic interval of Mucilaginibacter robiniae harbors:
- a CDS encoding AAA domain-containing protein: MDYFKQLLNLLNIERNDDRKAYQQLTQNTSAADRRANGLSWYPVAIRGTEPSRGDYITVELERTTHKDIAHQFRFGASAALLSNHNSAKDRVEGTVTYQSGDRMKITLFTEELPDWCQDGKLGVDLLFDDNSYEEMQNALKLADALSKKAEEGRLIQILTGDKAPAFSIINQPARPNNLNASQHAAVEKIITAQDLAIVHGPPGTGKTTTLVQAIKALIEQGEKQVLVTAPSNTAVDLLSEKLSGEGLNVLRIGNPARVSDRLMALTLDSKMTSHEQTKEIKKLKKQAAEYKNMAHKYKRNFGKAERDQRKALFDEAHKIMKDVSKTEQYIVDDLVSKAQVIAATLVGANHYTIRNLKFKTAIIDEAGQALEPACWIPLLKAEKVILAGDHCQLPPTIKSAEAAKGGLSTTLLEKCISMHPEAVILLEEQHRMNEAIMQFSSQEFYQNRLKANSMVAYQLLFTGDMPLTFVDTAGCGFDEKLEGTSTTNPEEATFLIKHLEQLVTELNEHYTTENFPTIAIISPYKQQIRVLNELFINSPVLQQHTGKIAVNTIDSFQGQERDVVYISMTRSNTEGDIGFLADIRQMNVAMTRARKKLVVIGDSSTLAQLPFYTDFIAFAEQINGYQSAWELM; this comes from the coding sequence ATGGATTATTTCAAGCAGCTGCTCAACTTGCTAAATATTGAACGCAACGATGACCGGAAAGCTTATCAGCAACTTACCCAAAATACCTCAGCAGCCGATCGCAGAGCGAATGGCCTTTCCTGGTACCCGGTAGCTATTCGCGGAACAGAGCCTAGCCGTGGCGATTATATTACCGTAGAACTGGAACGCACCACACATAAGGACATAGCACACCAATTTCGTTTTGGTGCATCGGCTGCTTTACTTTCTAACCACAATTCTGCTAAAGATCGTGTTGAAGGAACAGTAACTTATCAAAGCGGCGACCGGATGAAAATCACTTTGTTTACTGAGGAACTGCCAGACTGGTGCCAAGACGGAAAACTTGGTGTTGACTTGCTGTTTGATGATAATAGCTATGAAGAAATGCAAAATGCACTCAAACTAGCTGATGCATTAAGTAAAAAAGCTGAAGAAGGCCGGTTAATACAAATATTAACCGGTGATAAAGCACCAGCTTTTTCTATCATAAACCAGCCAGCTCGACCTAATAACTTGAATGCTTCACAACATGCGGCTGTTGAAAAAATAATAACTGCTCAGGATTTAGCTATTGTACATGGCCCGCCAGGTACAGGTAAAACAACCACGCTGGTTCAAGCCATTAAAGCTTTGATTGAGCAAGGCGAAAAACAGGTTTTAGTGACAGCCCCCAGCAATACTGCGGTTGATTTACTAAGCGAAAAACTATCGGGCGAAGGTTTAAATGTATTGCGTATTGGCAACCCGGCACGCGTATCAGACCGGTTGATGGCTTTAACGCTGGATAGTAAAATGACCTCGCACGAGCAGACAAAAGAAATAAAGAAGCTTAAAAAGCAAGCTGCCGAATACAAAAACATGGCCCATAAATACAAGCGTAATTTTGGCAAAGCCGAACGCGATCAGCGTAAAGCCTTGTTTGATGAGGCTCATAAAATCATGAAAGATGTTAGTAAAACCGAGCAATACATTGTTGATGATTTAGTGAGCAAAGCACAGGTAATTGCCGCAACGCTGGTAGGTGCTAATCATTACACTATACGTAACTTAAAATTTAAAACAGCCATTATCGATGAAGCCGGACAGGCACTGGAGCCTGCCTGTTGGATACCCCTATTAAAAGCTGAAAAAGTGATTTTGGCTGGCGACCATTGCCAGTTGCCACCTACCATTAAATCGGCCGAGGCAGCTAAAGGTGGTTTAAGTACTACCCTGCTCGAAAAATGTATTTCGATGCACCCCGAAGCTGTAATCCTATTGGAAGAACAACACCGCATGAACGAAGCTATAATGCAGTTTTCATCGCAAGAGTTTTACCAAAATCGTTTAAAAGCAAACAGCATGGTTGCATATCAATTATTGTTTACAGGCGATATGCCGTTGACTTTTGTAGATACGGCAGGCTGCGGATTTGATGAAAAATTGGAAGGCACCAGCACCACGAACCCCGAAGAAGCTACCTTTTTAATCAAGCACCTGGAACAACTCGTTACCGAATTAAACGAACATTATACTACTGAGAACTTTCCGACTATTGCTATTATCTCGCCTTACAAACAGCAAATCAGGGTTTTGAACGAGTTGTTTATTAATTCTCCTGTTCTGCAACAGCATACTGGTAAAATTGCGGTAAATACCATTGATAGTTTTCAGGGGCAGGAACGTGATGTAGTGTACATCAGCATGACACGCAGTAACACCGAAGGAGATATTGGTTTCCTTGCTGACATACGGCAGATGAACGTGGCCATGACCCGCGCCCGAAAAAAACTGGTTGTAATTGGTGATAGCTCAACCCTGGCACAATTACCTTTTTACACAGACTTCATTGCTTTTGCCGAGCAGATTAATGGGTACCAGAGTGCATGGGAGTTAATGTAA
- a CDS encoding DNA topoisomerase 3: protein MKVIIAEKPSVAREIAKVFGANTKREGYIEGKGYTFTWAFGHLLQLAPPQEYGFYGWSVQNLPMLPQKFKLSIRKVKTKDGVVEDPAVKKQLDIIKNLFEEATEIIVATDAGREGELIFRYIYYYLKCKKPFKRLWISSQTDAAIKDGFRNLKPGSDYDTLFNSAHCRSQSDWLVGMNATQALSISAGTRSVLSLGRVQTPTLAMICSRYIENKNFVPQTYYQVSIQVDKRGQVFRALSDKNFKTKEEAQAVLDKVEDVPTGFPQGANIISVEAKPRKELPPLLHDLSSLQQEANKRKGFTADQTLSILQSLYESKLVTYPRTGSRYIGDDVFAGISALIDKFTGHPDFGKQAIYLQGVKLSKRSVNAKKVTDHHAILPTGETAHQLSADRQAIYDLVVGRMLEAFHQDCIKEITKIVVESGFKFIATGTVISVPGWRAVFNDTDDDKKDEENPALPKVQQGELLPITEKALLEKQTKPKPLYNEASLLKALETAGKEIDDDELRYAMKDSGLGTPATRAAIIETLIKRDYVAREKKTLVPTGTGLAVYEVVKDQKIAQAELTGSWEKRLEEIRSGASITDFQEEIKTYTRTITQELLKAGVSLKAKPGASTPVKA, encoded by the coding sequence ATGAAAGTAATCATTGCAGAAAAGCCCTCAGTAGCCCGTGAAATAGCCAAAGTGTTTGGAGCTAACACTAAACGTGAAGGCTATATTGAAGGCAAAGGCTATACTTTTACTTGGGCTTTTGGCCATTTGCTGCAACTGGCCCCACCTCAGGAGTATGGCTTTTATGGATGGAGCGTGCAAAACTTACCCATGTTGCCACAAAAGTTCAAGCTTTCTATTCGGAAGGTAAAAACTAAAGATGGCGTAGTTGAAGATCCGGCAGTTAAAAAACAGCTGGATATTATTAAAAACTTGTTTGAAGAGGCTACGGAAATTATTGTTGCTACGGATGCCGGGCGCGAAGGTGAACTCATTTTCCGATATATCTATTATTATTTAAAATGCAAGAAGCCTTTTAAGCGGCTTTGGATATCTTCACAAACAGATGCAGCCATCAAAGATGGTTTCCGCAACTTGAAGCCTGGAAGTGATTATGATACTTTGTTTAACTCGGCACATTGCCGTTCACAGTCTGATTGGCTGGTAGGCATGAACGCTACGCAGGCGTTAAGTATTTCTGCAGGTACCCGGTCGGTGCTTTCTTTAGGTAGGGTGCAAACGCCTACGCTAGCTATGATTTGCTCCCGGTATATTGAAAACAAAAACTTCGTGCCGCAAACTTATTACCAGGTCAGTATTCAGGTTGATAAAAGAGGGCAGGTATTCAGAGCATTATCTGACAAGAATTTCAAAACCAAAGAAGAAGCCCAAGCTGTATTAGACAAAGTAGAGGATGTACCAACAGGTTTTCCGCAAGGCGCAAATATTATAAGTGTAGAAGCCAAGCCCCGCAAAGAACTACCTCCATTATTGCATGACTTAAGCAGTTTGCAGCAGGAAGCCAACAAGCGGAAAGGGTTTACGGCAGACCAAACCTTATCTATTTTGCAAAGCTTGTATGAAAGCAAACTGGTTACCTACCCACGTACCGGTAGCCGGTATATTGGTGATGATGTATTTGCCGGCATTTCAGCTTTAATTGATAAGTTTACCGGCCATCCGGATTTTGGTAAGCAGGCTATTTATTTGCAAGGCGTTAAGTTGAGCAAGCGTAGTGTAAATGCAAAAAAGGTAACGGACCACCATGCTATTTTACCAACAGGTGAGACTGCACATCAGCTATCTGCTGACCGACAAGCCATATACGACTTGGTAGTAGGGCGCATGTTAGAAGCTTTCCATCAGGATTGTATTAAAGAAATAACCAAGATTGTAGTAGAATCAGGATTTAAATTCATTGCTACTGGTACTGTAATTAGCGTACCTGGATGGCGTGCCGTATTTAACGACACTGATGACGACAAAAAGGATGAAGAGAACCCAGCCTTGCCCAAAGTACAGCAGGGAGAGTTGCTGCCCATAACCGAGAAAGCCTTATTGGAAAAGCAAACCAAGCCCAAGCCACTTTATAACGAAGCTTCCTTACTGAAAGCTCTGGAAACAGCTGGTAAAGAGATTGATGATGATGAGTTGCGTTACGCTATGAAAGACAGCGGTTTAGGTACACCGGCTACACGTGCAGCTATCATTGAAACACTGATTAAGAGAGATTATGTTGCTCGCGAAAAGAAAACCCTGGTACCTACAGGTACTGGGCTTGCTGTTTATGAAGTAGTGAAAGATCAGAAAATTGCGCAGGCAGAACTAACTGGATCCTGGGAAAAAAG